The window GACGGGGCGGCCTGGAGCGCTGCATTATGGGCTCGGTGGCCCAGGCGGTCATCGCCCGAAGCCTCAAACCCGTGCTGGTAGTCAATGAACGCTACAACCCCCCGCCGTCGCCAGAGGAAAACATCTTCCGACGGCTGCTTATCGCCACCGATGGCAGCGAGTGGAGCAGCCGGGCGGTGCAGCATGGAGTCCGGCTGGCCTCGAGCCTGGGGGCAGAGGTCTCCCTCTTGCACGTGGTTGAGCTACCCCACAAACTGGCTGGGCAAAAAACTGTGGGCTTACCAGAACACGAGTTGCTGGGCCAGGGCCAGGCCGTGCTGGAAGAGGCTTTGAAGCTGGCTGCAGAAACGGGCCTGGCTGCCCAACCCATCTTGATGCAAGGTCACCCTGTCGAAAGTATCTTGCAAGCCAGCCAGCAACACGATCTGGTGGTGATGGGCACCCGCGGGCGCAGCGGGCTGGATCGGCTCCTGCTGGGCTCGATCACCGAGCGGGTGGCCCGCCTGAGCGCAAAACCAGTGCTGGTGATTCCCGGTGGTTTTACCCAAGGAGCTTCATGACAGGCCAGATACCCAAAGGCATTACCCAGGTAGAAGCAGAACATCGGCTGGCCCAGTATGGCCCCAACCGCCTGCCCGAGAAACCCCCAGAAGCGCTGTGGCGTAAGGTTTTGCGGCAGTTCCAAAGTCCCCTGATCTACATTTTGCTTTTTGCCCTGGCAGTGGACCTGGTTTTGTGGGTGCTCGAGGGCAGCCACGGCTTCCCTTTCGAGTCGCTGGCCATTGGGATTATCTTGCTGTTCAACGCTGGACTGGGGGTGTGGCAGGAAAACAAGTCGGAAGCTGCCCTGCACAAGCTCAAACAGATGGCTACTCCACGGGTCTGGGTGGAGCGGGATGGGCGCTGGCAGCAGATACCCAGTGACCTGCTGGTGCCAGGCGACCTGGTACGCCTCGAGGCTGGCGACCGGGTCCCCGCCGACTTACTTCTGCTGGAGGGCAGTGCCGCAGTAGACGAGTCGGTACTGACCGGCGAAAGCCTGCCGGTAGAAAAATCCCCAAGCGACGAGCTTTACGGCGGCACTTTGTTGGTAAGGGGCAGGCTTTATGCCCAGGTGGCGCGCACCGGTAGCCAGAGTGCCCTGGGCCGTCTGGCCCAGATGCTGGGTGATGTGCAGGCCGATCCCACCCCCCTGGAGCGCCGTCTGCGACACTTTGGCCACCAGATCGCCAGGGCGGTGCTGGGGGTGGCCTTTCTGGTGGCGCTGGGGGGGGTTATCTTCGAGGGCTGGCATCGCCTGGACGAGGTGCTGCTGTTCGCGGTAGCGCTGGCGGTAGCAGCCGTACCGGAGGGCCTCCCGGCGGTACTTACCCTGACCCTCTCGCTGGGGGTGGAGCGAATGGCCACCCGTAAGGCGGTGGTTCGCAAGCTCGCAGCAGTGGAGGCGCTGGGCTCCGTCACGGTGATTGCTACCGATAAAACCGGCACCTTGACCGAAAACCGCATGGAAGTACGCGCCCTGGACAGCCCCGACCTCCAGGCGGCCTACCGGGTGTGCGCCTTAGCCAACGATGCCGACCATCAGGCTGGCGATCCCATGGATCTGGCCCTGCTGGATTATGTGCGTGCTCGAGGGGTCGACCCCGAGGAGCTACGCATCCGGCTACCCCGCCATTCCGAGCGGCCGTTTGACAGCCAGCACAAGTTCATGCGGGTGACGGTACGCGAAGGCGCCCAAACCACCAGTTACCTCAAAGGCGCCCCCGAGGTGCTGCTGGCCCGCTGCGCCCTGAGCCAGGCCGAGCTCGAGTCCTGGCGCGAAAAAGCGGCGGCCTATGCCGCAGAAGGTTACCGGGTACTGGGGCTGGCCTGGGGCCAGGGAGAGCGGGAGAAGGACCTTCACTTCGCCGGCCTGGCCCTGTTCTGGGATCCTCCCCGGCCCGAGGTGCCAGGGGCCATCCGACAAGCCCAGGAGGCTGGTATCCGAGTGCTGATGATCACCGGCGATCACCCTGCCACGGCCCTGGCCATTGCCCACCAGGTGGGCATCCAGGGTGACCGGGTGCTTACCGGCGAGGACCTCGAGGACTTCACCCCTGAGGCCTTGCAGCAGGCCCTGGACGAGGTCAATGTCTTCGCACGGGTGCGGCCCGAGCACAAACTACGCCTGGTGGAAGCGCTTAAGGCCCGGGGTGAGATCGTGGCCATGACCGGGGATGGGGTCAACGACGCCCCTGCGCTCAAACGCTCGGATGTGGGGGTGGCCATGGGGCAGCGCGGCTCGGATGTGAGCCGCGAGGTGGCCGATCTGGTGCTCCTCGACGACAACTTTGCCACCATTGTGGCTGCCATCGAGGAAGGCCGCAGCATCTACGAAAACATCCAGAAGTTTATTCGCTTCCTTTTCTCCACCAACGTGGCGTTGGTGCTGCTGGTGCTGCTGGGACTTATGGCTGCGGTGGTGCTGGGTTTGCGCGATGCAGCGGGGGCTTTCTTCTTACCCCTCACGGCAGTGCAGCTTTTGTGGATCAACATTATTGCCGACGGCCCCCCGGCCCTGGCCCTGGGCGTAGACCGCAACCCAGGCGTGATGCGCCAGCGTCCCCGCGACCCCAAAGCCCCCCTGCTGGATGGCCCCTCGCTGGCCTTTATCCTGGTCACTGGGGTGGCCAAGGCCGTGCTGGGGGCCAGCTTACTGGTCTTCCTGTACTTGCGGGGGGCGGGCCTCGAGGTGGTGCGCAGCTCGGTTTTTCTATACGAATCGCTGGCCCAGCTCATCTTCGCCTACCCTTCGCGCAGCGTGCGTCTGTTACCTCTTCCCAACCGCTGGCTGGATTTGAGCATATGGGGCGCGGTGGCCCTGATGGTGCTGATCTTTGCCCTGCCACAAGGGCGGGTCTTGCTGGGGCTGGCACCTCTAAACCTCGATCAGACCGGCTGGGTAATAGCCACAACCCTCCTCACCTGGGCGGTAGCGGCAGTCATGGCCCGCTGGTTCCGCCAGCAATCCAGGTGACGACTCCCCGTTCTGAAGAACGGGGCTTCGCGGTTCTCACGGGACGGCCTACGCCGTACCCATCCCCGCAGGCTCCGTCCGAGCCCAGAAAGGACCTTGACACCCCGCTTCGCGGCGAAGAAAGCGTCTCCGTATCGGCAGGCGAGCGCAATGCTTCTAGCTC is drawn from Meiothermus cerbereus DSM 11376 and contains these coding sequences:
- a CDS encoding universal stress protein, with protein sequence MRVYTSLLIPLDGSLCGEKAAQVGLSLAAQLDLQVRLLYVLDNDVQVEPGPAELVSALSLVREAARTRGQGILDRAVELAHRLGVEVKTRLESGWPEEVILQQAKDCDLVVMGTHGRGGLERCIMGSVAQAVIARSLKPVLVVNERYNPPPSPEENIFRRLLIATDGSEWSSRAVQHGVRLASSLGAEVSLLHVVELPHKLAGQKTVGLPEHELLGQGQAVLEEALKLAAETGLAAQPILMQGHPVESILQASQQHDLVVMGTRGRSGLDRLLLGSITERVARLSAKPVLVIPGGFTQGAS
- a CDS encoding cation-translocating P-type ATPase translates to MTGQIPKGITQVEAEHRLAQYGPNRLPEKPPEALWRKVLRQFQSPLIYILLFALAVDLVLWVLEGSHGFPFESLAIGIILLFNAGLGVWQENKSEAALHKLKQMATPRVWVERDGRWQQIPSDLLVPGDLVRLEAGDRVPADLLLLEGSAAVDESVLTGESLPVEKSPSDELYGGTLLVRGRLYAQVARTGSQSALGRLAQMLGDVQADPTPLERRLRHFGHQIARAVLGVAFLVALGGVIFEGWHRLDEVLLFAVALAVAAVPEGLPAVLTLTLSLGVERMATRKAVVRKLAAVEALGSVTVIATDKTGTLTENRMEVRALDSPDLQAAYRVCALANDADHQAGDPMDLALLDYVRARGVDPEELRIRLPRHSERPFDSQHKFMRVTVREGAQTTSYLKGAPEVLLARCALSQAELESWREKAAAYAAEGYRVLGLAWGQGEREKDLHFAGLALFWDPPRPEVPGAIRQAQEAGIRVLMITGDHPATALAIAHQVGIQGDRVLTGEDLEDFTPEALQQALDEVNVFARVRPEHKLRLVEALKARGEIVAMTGDGVNDAPALKRSDVGVAMGQRGSDVSREVADLVLLDDNFATIVAAIEEGRSIYENIQKFIRFLFSTNVALVLLVLLGLMAAVVLGLRDAAGAFFLPLTAVQLLWINIIADGPPALALGVDRNPGVMRQRPRDPKAPLLDGPSLAFILVTGVAKAVLGASLLVFLYLRGAGLEVVRSSVFLYESLAQLIFAYPSRSVRLLPLPNRWLDLSIWGAVALMVLIFALPQGRVLLGLAPLNLDQTGWVIATTLLTWAVAAVMARWFRQQSR